A window of Haloarcula sp. H-GB4 contains these coding sequences:
- a CDS encoding NAD(P)/FAD-dependent oxidoreductase, translating into MRDGLPHDRTVTVVGGGFGGLSAACYLADAGAGVRLLERHDRLGGHAGVLERDGFRFDTGPSWYLMPDVFERFFGHFDREPSDYYELERLDPQYRVFWKDGDRVTMRPNRENAYEVFESYEDGAGDALAEYLERAEQNYDLAMDRVVYEGRERLRDYVDTDLLPLAPRARLFGSMDDYVSRYIDHPKLRQLLEYTLVFLGGAPHNTPALYSIMSHVDLNMNVFYPEGGIAGVVNRLGSLARELGVDIQTGTEVQHIAGEAGAFELITEDGVVASDLVVSNANPAYTEQNLLDPAARDHDPDHWDDQTYAPSAFMLYLGVEGDVDPLAHHSLVLPTDWDDHFEQIFDQPAWPDDPAYYLSVTSKTDETVAPDGHHAVVILVPIAPGLDDGPDIREEYREFVLDDLAEQTGVDLRDRIVVEETACVSEFAERYGDPQGTALGLAHTLFQTGPLRPSHRAGVNGLYYTGAYTTPGIGMPMCLISGEHTARDIIEDSPFETKQDRSASTAD; encoded by the coding sequence ATGCGTGATGGTCTCCCTCACGACCGGACGGTGACCGTCGTCGGTGGCGGCTTCGGCGGCCTCTCGGCTGCGTGCTATCTGGCCGACGCCGGGGCCGGCGTGCGACTGCTCGAACGCCACGATCGCCTCGGCGGCCACGCGGGCGTCCTCGAACGCGACGGCTTCCGGTTCGACACCGGCCCGTCGTGGTACTTGATGCCCGACGTGTTCGAACGCTTCTTCGGGCACTTCGACCGCGAGCCGAGCGACTACTACGAACTGGAGCGACTGGACCCCCAGTACCGGGTGTTCTGGAAGGACGGGGACCGCGTGACGATGCGTCCAAACCGCGAGAACGCATACGAGGTGTTCGAGTCCTACGAGGACGGGGCCGGCGACGCGCTGGCCGAGTATCTCGAGCGGGCCGAACAGAACTACGACCTCGCGATGGACCGGGTCGTCTACGAGGGCCGCGAACGGCTGCGTGACTACGTCGACACCGACCTCCTTCCGCTCGCGCCGCGTGCGCGGCTGTTCGGCTCGATGGACGACTACGTCAGTCGCTACATCGACCACCCGAAACTCCGGCAATTGCTTGAATATACGCTGGTGTTTCTCGGCGGCGCGCCACACAACACCCCGGCACTGTACAGCATCATGAGCCACGTCGACCTGAATATGAACGTATTCTACCCGGAGGGCGGCATCGCGGGCGTCGTCAACCGCCTCGGGTCGCTGGCTCGGGAACTCGGCGTCGACATACAGACTGGAACTGAAGTCCAACACATCGCCGGAGAGGCGGGGGCGTTCGAACTGATCACCGAGGACGGTGTTGTCGCCTCCGACCTCGTGGTCAGCAACGCCAACCCCGCCTACACCGAACAGAATCTGCTCGATCCCGCTGCGCGCGACCATGACCCGGATCACTGGGACGACCAGACCTACGCGCCGTCGGCGTTCATGCTGTATCTCGGTGTCGAGGGCGACGTGGACCCGCTGGCCCACCATTCGCTGGTCCTGCCGACGGACTGGGACGACCACTTCGAACAGATATTCGACCAGCCGGCGTGGCCCGACGACCCCGCGTACTACCTATCGGTCACGTCGAAGACCGACGAGACGGTCGCTCCCGACGGTCACCACGCTGTCGTCATCTTGGTCCCCATCGCGCCGGGGCTGGACGACGGTCCCGACATTCGTGAAGAGTATCGGGAGTTTGTTCTCGACGACCTCGCCGAACAGACCGGCGTTGACCTTCGCGACCGCATCGTCGTCGAAGAGACGGCGTGTGTCAGCGAGTTCGCCGAGCGCTACGGCGACCCACAGGGGACGGCGCTCGGACTGGCACATACCCTGTTCCAGACCGGGCCGCTTCGTCCCAGCCATCGCGCTGGCGTCAACGGCCTTTACTACACCGGAGCCTACACGACGCCCGGCATCGGGATGCCGATGTGTCTTATCAGCGGCGAACACACCGCCCGGGACATCATCGAGGACAGCCCGTTCGAGACGAAACAGGACCGCTCGGCCTCAACGGCGGACTGA
- the hpt gene encoding hypoxanthine/guanine phosphoribosyltransferase, which produces MEKLRESLHEAPIIDKDGYSYLVHPLSNGVPMLEPELLREVVVGVTRAADLDVDKIVAPEAMGIHIATALSLQTDIPLVVIRKRSYGLEDEVPLHKTTGYSESEMFINDIEAGDDLLIVDDLLSTGGTMASICEALDDIGADISDIVVVFRKQGDSALDNTDYDVTSLLDISVDQDGVTIHD; this is translated from the coding sequence ATGGAGAAGCTCCGCGAGTCGCTACACGAGGCCCCGATCATCGACAAGGATGGATACTCCTACCTGGTCCACCCGCTCAGCAACGGCGTGCCGATGCTGGAGCCAGAACTCCTCCGCGAGGTCGTCGTCGGCGTGACACGGGCGGCCGACCTCGACGTGGACAAGATCGTCGCGCCGGAGGCGATGGGCATCCACATCGCGACCGCACTCTCACTGCAGACGGATATCCCGCTCGTGGTCATCCGCAAGCGCTCCTACGGGCTTGAGGATGAGGTCCCGCTGCACAAGACCACCGGCTACTCCGAATCGGAGATGTTCATCAACGACATCGAGGCGGGCGACGACCTGCTCATTGTCGACGACCTGCTCTCGACCGGCGGAACGATGGCATCCATCTGCGAGGCGCTCGACGACATCGGGGCGGACATCTCGGATATCGTCGTCGTCTTCCGGAAACAGGGCGACTCAGCGCTCGACAACACCGACTACGATGTGACCAGTCTGCTCGACATCTCGGTCGATCAGGACGGCGTGACTATCCACGACTGA
- a CDS encoding disulfide bond formation protein B, translating into MVDSRSVSDRPRLLLAAATAVATVATASSLYLSLGLGLTPCRLCWYQRILMYPLVVVLGIAAAERRPGVVRTALSLAVPGAAIAAYHSWLQVSQTTCGIGAISCAQIQYRVLGLTVPNLSLMAFVLVTGLVVVATRLSGSQS; encoded by the coding sequence GTGGTTGACTCCCGATCCGTCTCCGACCGACCTCGGCTCCTGTTGGCCGCGGCGACTGCCGTCGCCACCGTTGCGACGGCCAGTAGCCTCTATCTCTCGCTGGGTCTCGGGCTGACACCCTGTCGGCTCTGCTGGTATCAGCGCATTCTGATGTACCCGCTGGTGGTCGTCCTCGGCATTGCCGCCGCTGAGCGCCGTCCCGGCGTCGTCCGGACGGCGCTGTCGCTTGCGGTTCCGGGAGCCGCTATCGCGGCCTATCACTCCTGGCTGCAGGTGAGCCAGACGACCTGCGGAATCGGAGCGATCAGCTGTGCGCAGATCCAGTACCGGGTGCTCGGCCTGACCGTCCCGAACCTCTCGCTGATGGCGTTCGTGCTGGTGACCGGCCTGGTCGTCGTGGCCACCCGACTGTCTGGCAGTCAGTCCTGA
- a CDS encoding aldo/keto reductase, whose amino-acid sequence MEYTRLGSTGTTVSQLCFGTWRFGRETGGVVETDREEAHELLDAAWERGINFIDTANVYGNPNGTSEEYIGEWLDDYDREDFVIASKVYFPFDGRGEPGPNDSGLGRKHIRAQIQGTLDRLDTDYLDLYYIHRWDEHSDIEETLSTLDDLVRAGKIHHLGASTMAAWQLTKALWKSDVEDYERFEVTQPLFHAGYRDDVKDYLDVCADQDMAVCPYSPLAGGFLTGKYERTDDDDPTAFEGPEGSRGSLSDRFEDFYLSERGWHVLDELRTVADELDATPAQVTLRWLIEQPDFTCVPIVGARTVDQLDENAGATDISLSDDQFNRIVSARYAEDGERWGHRA is encoded by the coding sequence ATGGAGTACACCAGACTCGGTTCGACCGGAACGACGGTTTCACAGCTGTGTTTCGGCACCTGGCGCTTCGGCCGGGAGACGGGCGGCGTCGTCGAGACCGACCGCGAGGAGGCCCACGAACTGCTCGATGCGGCGTGGGAGCGCGGCATCAACTTCATCGACACTGCCAACGTCTACGGCAATCCAAACGGGACTAGCGAGGAGTACATCGGCGAGTGGCTCGACGACTACGACCGCGAGGACTTCGTCATCGCCTCGAAGGTGTACTTCCCCTTCGACGGCCGCGGCGAGCCCGGTCCCAACGACTCCGGCCTCGGGCGCAAGCACATCCGCGCCCAGATTCAGGGGACGCTGGATCGCCTCGATACGGACTATCTCGATCTCTACTACATCCACCGCTGGGACGAGCACAGCGACATCGAGGAGACGCTGTCGACGCTCGACGACCTCGTCCGTGCGGGGAAAATCCACCATCTCGGTGCGTCGACGATGGCTGCCTGGCAGTTGACCAAAGCCCTCTGGAAGAGCGATGTCGAGGACTACGAGCGCTTCGAGGTGACCCAGCCGCTGTTCCACGCCGGCTACCGCGACGACGTGAAAGACTATCTCGATGTGTGTGCCGACCAGGACATGGCTGTCTGTCCGTACTCGCCGCTGGCCGGCGGCTTCCTCACGGGCAAGTACGAGCGCACGGACGACGACGACCCGACGGCCTTCGAGGGACCGGAGGGCTCCCGGGGCTCGCTGTCCGACCGCTTCGAGGACTTCTACCTCTCCGAGCGCGGCTGGCACGTCCTTGACGAACTCCGAACTGTCGCGGACGAACTCGACGCCACGCCCGCGCAGGTCACGCTCCGCTGGCTCATCGAACAGCCGGACTTCACCTGTGTCCCTATCGTCGGCGCTCGCACCGTCGACCAGCTCGACGAGAACGCTGGCGCGACGGACATCTCGCTGTCCGACGACCAGTTCAACCGGATTGTGAGCGCCCGCTACGCAGAGGACGGCGAGCGCTGGGGCCACCGGGCATAA
- a CDS encoding MFS transporter: protein MLRPVSDRGLVRRYYLYRATIAVGFITPIFTLFLLRTLSFTQVGALSAIYSGLSVVGEIPTGYVGDRLGRRASLLLSVLFTVTSLAGFVLASGFLWYGFLYALWALALTLRSGSMDAWLYDTLTERLDSGQFSHIRGRGDAVQKWTAAVSMVVGGLLYGLHPTYPFVAAVGFNSLGFFALLSLPKNRQYADRGGDSRSADRLDPLEAVSVIRTYLAQPPLRALVLYIGLFYAVLGVSHTYIQPMVVETLRPYAAAIGVQVPTGVPTAAARAGEAGATLALGLGVLYAALTAVASVGGYYAGTIEDRLGVRRAVVVVPVLTAVALVVPLWLALVALPAFASMRTAKPLIQPIANGYINDHVEAVGRATLLSAVSMLHMMLRTPLALAAGTLADATTATTTVAALGSLFLVAGGAVWLFGEIAPETGTVSGDRASKSAP from the coding sequence ATGCTCCGACCGGTATCTGACCGTGGGTTAGTGCGCCGGTACTATTTATACCGTGCCACGATCGCTGTCGGATTTATCACTCCTATCTTCACCCTGTTTCTCCTGCGAACGCTGTCCTTCACACAGGTCGGTGCCCTCTCAGCAATCTACTCAGGGCTATCTGTCGTCGGCGAGATTCCAACAGGCTACGTCGGTGACAGGCTCGGGCGGCGGGCGAGCCTCCTTCTCAGCGTGCTGTTCACCGTTACCTCTCTCGCAGGCTTCGTTCTCGCTTCGGGATTCCTCTGGTACGGCTTCCTCTATGCACTGTGGGCGCTGGCACTGACCTTACGTTCAGGGAGCATGGATGCGTGGCTGTACGATACACTCACTGAGCGGCTCGATAGCGGGCAGTTCAGCCATATCCGCGGCCGGGGTGACGCAGTACAGAAGTGGACGGCAGCGGTCTCAATGGTTGTTGGTGGTCTGCTGTATGGGCTGCATCCAACCTATCCGTTCGTTGCTGCGGTCGGCTTCAATAGTCTCGGCTTCTTTGCCCTGCTCTCACTGCCCAAAAACCGCCAGTACGCCGACCGGGGTGGTGACAGTCGCTCCGCCGACCGTCTCGATCCACTCGAAGCCGTCTCTGTCATCCGAACGTATCTGGCTCAGCCGCCGCTCCGCGCACTGGTCCTGTACATTGGATTGTTCTATGCTGTTTTGGGCGTTTCACACACCTACATCCAGCCGATGGTGGTCGAGACGCTGCGGCCGTACGCCGCCGCTATCGGTGTTCAGGTTCCCACAGGTGTTCCGACCGCGGCAGCACGAGCAGGCGAGGCCGGCGCGACACTTGCGCTCGGACTGGGCGTGCTGTACGCCGCCCTGACAGCAGTGGCATCCGTTGGCGGCTACTACGCCGGCACAATTGAGGACCGTCTCGGCGTCCGCAGAGCCGTGGTCGTCGTGCCAGTTCTGACGGCTGTCGCGCTCGTGGTACCGCTGTGGCTCGCGCTTGTGGCACTCCCGGCGTTCGCGTCGATGCGAACCGCGAAGCCGCTGATCCAGCCGATCGCTAACGGATACATTAACGACCATGTCGAGGCGGTCGGACGGGCGACGTTGCTCTCCGCGGTGTCGATGTTGCATATGATGCTCCGGACGCCGCTGGCACTTGCTGCTGGGACGTTGGCGGATGCAACCACGGCAACAACAACAGTTGCAGCGCTTGGCAGCCTGTTTCTTGTCGCTGGCGGAGCAGTCTGGCTGTTCGGTGAGATTGCACCTGAAACAGGGACTGTTTCTGGTGACAGGGCCAGCAAATCAGCGCCATAG
- the nth gene encoding endonuclease III, translating to MHDEEPAENISGGTAGGGQSATFDPETAGTRAEAVVDRLGELYWTKTYGGRDAFECLVRTILSQNTSDKASQPAHDELMARYGSDGGAASDGSTDADLARALADADQPELAETISSAGLYNQKSERIITLAQRICEEYGGESGFDEFVRESDPEAVRSTLLDMNGVGPKTADCVLLFAGGRGGVFPVDTHVHRIARRMGLAPADADHETAREYLERDVPAEKCGFGHTAMIQFGREYCSARKPACLDDPDACPLAGHCDQVGVYLAADEVVDPSETA from the coding sequence ATGCACGACGAGGAGCCAGCGGAGAACATCAGCGGCGGGACCGCTGGCGGTGGCCAGTCGGCAACGTTCGATCCGGAAACGGCAGGGACGCGAGCCGAAGCCGTCGTGGACCGTCTCGGCGAACTGTACTGGACGAAGACCTACGGCGGCCGGGACGCCTTCGAGTGTCTTGTCCGGACGATTCTCAGTCAGAACACCTCCGACAAGGCGAGCCAGCCAGCCCATGACGAACTGATGGCGCGGTATGGGAGTGATGGCGGGGCTGCAAGCGATGGTAGCACCGATGCTGACCTTGCCCGCGCGCTGGCCGACGCCGACCAGCCCGAACTCGCTGAAACCATCTCCTCGGCCGGGCTGTACAACCAGAAATCCGAGCGCATCATCACACTGGCACAGCGTATCTGCGAGGAGTACGGCGGCGAATCGGGCTTCGACGAATTCGTCAGGGAAAGCGACCCCGAGGCGGTGCGGTCGACACTGCTGGACATGAACGGCGTCGGCCCGAAGACCGCCGACTGCGTCCTGCTATTTGCAGGCGGTCGCGGCGGCGTATTCCCCGTTGATACACACGTCCACCGCATCGCCCGCCGGATGGGACTGGCCCCGGCCGACGCCGACCACGAGACCGCCCGTGAGTATCTGGAGCGCGATGTGCCCGCGGAGAAGTGCGGGTTCGGGCATACCGCGATGATTCAGTTCGGCAGGGAGTACTGCTCGGCCAGAAAACCGGCCTGTCTGGATGACCCCGATGCGTGCCCGCTGGCGGGCCACTGTGACCAGGTCGGTGTATATCTGGCTGCTGATGAGGTCGTCGACCCATCCGAAACCGCCTGA
- a CDS encoding DUF5059 domain-containing protein: protein MPQRRDLLKTVGIAATGLLAGCPGVGSSDSNTASADTETTEQAATAGTDESGESGVSVGPMTAVATEWNVYRARLYDAVALGRAGAPGAGATVAQNIFARFEGASGEYGAHEQLESTSESAYEGFEDALGTVQSSLSEGDVPGAASAADKASGHLQTAQQAAAGQQATRVLDLLLLGSRASNAAMAGTLGAFEGAAAIAEETMTAFEDALVYSQLEEADAESYEAFENALAGIGSAAGSEDASGATEQARAALDATVSGAYALVQEASVAGAGHLATMQARGWDAATLASAGGPGQAYAHTVTLNSYRARVADADWLATNGAADAASTAVENVFAHFEGASAHDALEEGDGEAYEAFESGLDDLSSAIGNSNADGIDSATETVDTNLVAGIEALVRGEDARAALESAFFRARIADARELYRLGDADSAATIVSDVFARFEENELGFHETMEHESEDLYHRFEEEHLISLQSAYEDDDSDAVATHHDGVQQALLDFESALSTAVASGAEADYMIGRAFDAAGLAALSKTDRAATVIQDTFAHFESGAAGFHEALEEADEEIYESFESTLTDIRSAADDGGDVTAAATAFNDEAIAAAYAIAGSAGGNGEAATDVVQDVFATFEEARVHEMLEEADHDAYENFEGALNDFSRGLTNGDANPTQMADATRTGQFAVVGAVDSAPSGSGGHGGEESEETESSLSGGPNVVEGVPEDADHVVDMEAVAYAPAELTVSVGDKVAWEHVGGEAHSVTAVADDLPEDATYWASGGFESESAAREGWENGKGAVQSGQSYVHTFETAGEHAYVCIPHEAAGMAGTVIVEE from the coding sequence ATGCCACAGAGACGTGACTTGCTGAAGACGGTGGGGATCGCTGCGACGGGACTGCTTGCTGGCTGCCCAGGGGTGGGGTCGTCCGACTCGAACACGGCGTCAGCGGACACCGAAACGACAGAACAGGCAGCGACCGCAGGAACAGACGAGAGCGGCGAAAGCGGCGTTTCGGTCGGGCCGATGACCGCTGTCGCGACCGAATGGAACGTATACCGGGCACGGCTGTACGATGCCGTCGCTCTGGGGCGGGCCGGTGCGCCCGGTGCCGGAGCGACCGTCGCACAGAACATTTTCGCCCGGTTCGAAGGTGCGTCCGGTGAGTACGGTGCCCACGAACAGCTTGAGTCCACGTCAGAGTCAGCATACGAGGGGTTCGAGGATGCTCTCGGGACGGTCCAGTCGTCGCTGTCCGAGGGCGATGTGCCCGGAGCCGCGTCGGCTGCGGACAAAGCGTCAGGCCATCTCCAGACGGCTCAGCAGGCCGCTGCCGGACAGCAGGCTACCAGAGTGCTGGACCTGCTCTTGCTGGGCAGTCGGGCGAGCAATGCCGCCATGGCTGGGACGCTGGGCGCTTTCGAGGGGGCCGCCGCTATCGCGGAGGAGACGATGACTGCGTTCGAGGACGCGCTGGTGTACAGCCAGCTCGAGGAGGCGGACGCGGAATCCTACGAGGCCTTCGAGAACGCACTGGCTGGCATCGGCTCTGCCGCAGGCAGTGAAGACGCAAGCGGCGCCACTGAACAGGCCCGCGCCGCGCTTGACGCGACCGTTTCGGGCGCCTATGCACTGGTTCAGGAGGCGTCGGTCGCTGGCGCAGGCCACCTCGCGACGATGCAGGCCCGCGGCTGGGACGCGGCCACGCTCGCATCCGCTGGGGGTCCCGGACAGGCGTATGCGCACACGGTCACATTGAACAGCTACCGTGCCCGCGTCGCCGACGCGGATTGGCTCGCCACCAACGGCGCGGCCGATGCAGCGTCGACCGCCGTCGAGAACGTCTTCGCTCACTTCGAAGGTGCGAGCGCACACGATGCGCTTGAGGAGGGTGACGGCGAAGCATACGAGGCCTTTGAGAGTGGGTTGGATGACCTCTCCAGTGCCATCGGGAACAGTAATGCGGACGGTATCGACAGCGCCACCGAAACGGTCGATACGAACCTTGTCGCCGGAATCGAAGCACTGGTCCGCGGCGAGGACGCCCGGGCTGCGCTGGAGTCAGCGTTCTTCCGTGCCCGCATCGCGGACGCTCGCGAACTGTACCGCCTCGGCGACGCCGACAGCGCGGCGACCATCGTCTCGGACGTGTTTGCCCGCTTCGAGGAGAACGAACTCGGCTTCCACGAGACGATGGAACACGAGAGCGAGGACCTCTACCACCGCTTCGAGGAGGAGCACCTCATATCACTCCAGTCGGCCTACGAGGACGACGACAGTGATGCCGTGGCAACCCACCACGACGGGGTTCAGCAAGCCCTGCTTGACTTCGAATCGGCCCTGTCGACGGCTGTCGCCAGCGGGGCGGAAGCGGACTACATGATCGGACGGGCCTTCGACGCGGCCGGACTCGCGGCGCTGTCTAAAACCGACCGCGCGGCGACCGTCATTCAGGACACCTTTGCTCACTTTGAGAGCGGCGCAGCAGGCTTCCACGAGGCGCTGGAGGAAGCCGACGAGGAAATCTACGAGAGCTTCGAATCGACGCTTACGGACATTCGCTCCGCGGCCGATGACGGCGGGGACGTCACCGCCGCGGCGACGGCATTCAACGACGAGGCTATCGCGGCGGCGTACGCCATCGCTGGGAGCGCCGGCGGCAACGGGGAGGCCGCGACGGACGTCGTGCAGGACGTCTTCGCGACCTTCGAGGAGGCGCGGGTCCACGAGATGCTGGAGGAAGCGGACCACGACGCCTACGAGAACTTCGAGGGGGCACTGAACGACTTCTCGCGTGGACTGACGAACGGCGACGCCAACCCGACGCAGATGGCGGATGCCACGCGAACCGGACAGTTCGCCGTTGTCGGTGCTGTCGACAGCGCCCCGAGCGGGTCCGGCGGCCACGGCGGCGAGGAGTCCGAGGAAACCGAGTCGTCACTGTCCGGCGGCCCGAACGTTGTTGAAGGTGTTCCCGAGGACGCCGACCACGTCGTTGACATGGAGGCCGTCGCGTACGCACCGGCGGAACTCACCGTCAGCGTCGGTGACAAAGTCGCCTGGGAACACGTCGGTGGCGAAGCGCACTCGGTCACCGCTGTTGCGGATGACCTCCCAGAGGATGCGACTTACTGGGCCTCCGGCGGGTTTGAAAGCGAGTCGGCTGCACGCGAAGGGTGGGAGAACGGCAAGGGGGCCGTTCAGTCCGGCCAGAGTTACGTTCACACATTTGAGACGGCCGGCGAACACGCCTACGTCTGTATTCCGCACGAGGCTGCGGGGATGGCTGGCACCGTTATCGTCGAGGAGTAA
- a CDS encoding S-adenosyl-l-methionine hydroxide adenosyltransferase family protein, with amino-acid sequence MITLSSDFGSPYPAAMKGVICQATDARIEDIAHDFPRQDVRAAAFWLTQTLPYFPPAVHCVVVDPGVGTDRDALVVRADDHALVGPDNGVLLPVTRELAENQNDATDAFEVFTWAYDDPASTTFHGRDVFAPAAAAVHDTGVDAIETRPETTPTDDYVDLRFPAATVDGDGATGEVLVVDDFGNAVTNIPGEVLADRFGGTVAVGDTEAPVHRAYAGVDRGQRLVTVGSHGNVELAVNRGRGDDAFGVSTGGTVDLSL; translated from the coding sequence ATGATTACACTGAGTTCAGACTTCGGATCGCCCTATCCGGCGGCAATGAAGGGCGTCATCTGTCAGGCCACGGACGCGCGCATCGAGGATATCGCCCACGATTTCCCACGGCAGGACGTGCGGGCAGCGGCGTTCTGGCTCACGCAGACGCTCCCGTACTTCCCGCCGGCAGTCCACTGTGTCGTTGTCGACCCGGGTGTCGGGACCGACAGAGATGCCTTGGTCGTCCGTGCGGACGACCACGCGCTCGTGGGGCCTGACAACGGTGTCCTCCTGCCGGTTACCCGCGAACTAGCCGAAAACCAAAACGACGCCACAGATGCGTTCGAGGTGTTCACCTGGGCTTACGACGACCCCGCGAGCACGACCTTCCACGGGCGGGACGTGTTTGCGCCCGCCGCGGCGGCCGTCCACGACACTGGCGTCGATGCCATCGAAACCCGGCCCGAAACCACCCCGACCGACGACTACGTCGACCTCCGGTTCCCGGCGGCCACAGTCGATGGTGACGGAGCGACCGGCGAGGTGCTCGTCGTCGATGACTTCGGGAACGCCGTGACGAACATTCCCGGCGAGGTCCTCGCGGATCGGTTCGGCGGGACGGTGGCGGTCGGCGATACTGAGGCCCCAGTACACCGAGCCTACGCTGGCGTCGACCGGGGTCAGCGACTCGTCACCGTTGGCAGTCACGGAAACGTCGAACTCGCCGTCAACCGCGGTCGTGGCGACGACGCGTTCGGTGTCAGTACCGGGGGTACTGTGGACCTGTCGCTGTGA
- a CDS encoding nicotinamide-nucleotide adenylyltransferase gives MRGFYIGRFQPYHNGHHSMVERISEEVDELVLGIGSADDSHTTHDPFTAGERIMMITKAVAEYDLTTYVVPLEDINRNAVWVSHVESMCPDFDVAYSNNPLVVRLFEEAGIEVRQSPMFDRDRLEGSEIRQRMIDDESWRDRVPSSVVEVIEEIHGIKRLQHVSDSDSLERYAATGEPVPESLDDLDD, from the coding sequence ATGCGTGGGTTCTACATCGGTCGCTTCCAGCCCTACCACAACGGCCATCACTCGATGGTCGAGCGGATTTCGGAGGAAGTCGACGAGCTTGTTCTGGGTATCGGAAGCGCCGACGATTCACACACCACACACGACCCCTTTACGGCCGGTGAGCGGATCATGATGATCACAAAGGCCGTCGCGGAGTACGACCTGACGACATATGTCGTCCCCCTTGAGGACATCAACCGCAACGCCGTCTGGGTAAGCCACGTCGAGAGTATGTGTCCGGACTTCGACGTGGCGTACTCGAACAATCCGCTGGTGGTCCGCCTGTTCGAGGAGGCCGGCATCGAAGTCCGCCAGTCCCCAATGTTCGACCGCGACCGGCTGGAGGGCAGCGAGATTCGCCAGCGGATGATCGACGACGAGTCCTGGCGCGACCGGGTCCCGTCATCTGTTGTGGAAGTTATCGAGGAGATCCACGGCATCAAGCGGCTCCAGCACGTCTCAGACAGTGACTCGCTCGAACGGTACGCCGCCACAGGCGAACCGGTCCCCGAGTCGCTCGATGACCTCGACGACTGA